The Candidatus Cloacimonadota bacterium genome includes the window GAGCAAGCGTTAATTCAGGTATTATCATACCTGTTGCTGTCGATGATAAAACCATCACCAATTCCGAAAATCAATTATTCCGGAATTTTCCCAATCCTTTCCGAAACAACACGGAAATTTCTTTTTCATTAAATGAAAATATAACAGATGCCAAACTTACGATCTATAATATCAAAGGTCAGAAAGTTAGAGTTTTGGAGTGTTTCAATTCTTTTGAAACAAAAGCGACGGAGTCGCTTTCCCACATAACCTGGAACGGTAAAGATGAGAATGGTTCACCGGTTGCTGCCGGAATTTATTTCTATCAACTTCAGACCGATGATTTTTCAGCGATGAAGAAAATGATTTTACTTCGCTAATCCATCTGAATGTCCGCAGGTCTTCCGATCGT containing:
- a CDS encoding T9SS type A sorting domain-containing protein, whose protein sequence is MIIPVAVDDKTITNSENQLFRNFPNPFRNNTEISFSLNENITDAKLTIYNIKGQKVRVLECFNSFETKATESLSHITWNGKDENGSPVAAGIYFYQLQTDDFSAMKKMILLR